Proteins co-encoded in one alpha proteobacterium HIMB5 genomic window:
- a CDS encoding phosphatidylglycerophosphatase A (PFAM: Phosphatidylglycerophosphatase A): MIKQFNFLFVTMLGLGRISYIPGTFGSLATVILLFICFHILNISSNVVLLVLLITFAYSFIAIKNHTKDSKNKDPGEIIIDEFIGQAIPIYLYEISHGTEKTIDQAIIIYAICFILFRFFDIKKPFPVSYFDKKQKNSFGVVMDDVCAGFYVVLSLICFMVVKSYI; the protein is encoded by the coding sequence ATGATTAAACAATTTAATTTTCTTTTTGTAACAATGTTAGGTCTTGGAAGAATTAGTTATATTCCTGGAACATTTGGATCTTTAGCAACAGTTATATTGTTGTTTATTTGTTTTCATATTTTAAATATTTCATCCAATGTAGTACTTTTGGTTTTGTTAATAACTTTTGCTTATTCATTTATCGCTATTAAAAATCATACTAAAGATAGTAAAAATAAAGATCCAGGTGAAATAATTATTGATGAGTTTATTGGTCAGGCAATACCTATCTATTTATATGAAATTTCCCATGGAACTGAAAAAACAATAGATCAAGCTATTATCATTTATGCAATTTGTTTTATACTCTTTAGATTTTTTGATATCAAAAAACCTTTTCCGGTAAGTTACTTTGATAAGAAACAGAAAAATAGCTTTGGAGTTGTAATGGATGATGTTTGTGCAGGCTTCTATGTTGTTTTATCATTAATTTGTTTTATGGTGGTTAAAAGCTACATCTAA
- a CDS encoding 2-C-methyl-D-erythritol 4-phosphate cytidylyltransferase (PFAM: YgbB family; Uncharacterized protein family UPF0007~TIGRFAM: 2-C-methyl-D-erythritol 4-phosphate cytidylyltransferase; 2-C-methyl-D-erythritol 2,4-cyclodiphosphate synthase): MSNLFIILASGKSKRFKSKTPKQFNIYKNKPIYAHSFDKALKSKLFSKIILVTNAPSSIKIKDKNLLIIKGGKERSDSSLNAIKYVKKYKPKNILIHDAARPDFSIKLLNELIKNLKNNIAVIPAMPASDSLKYKVKNEIFNLNRDNSYLTQTPQAFRYKNLYELAIKQKNKITDESTLFIDTDQKVKFIKGEKNNKKITFKEDIKTNKTYVGIGFDIHRLIKRKTLYLGGIKIPFHSGLQGHSDGDVILHSIIDGILGALRQKDIGTYFPSNKNKYKNIRSPKMLKPIIEKLNISNFYFNNIDINLICERPKISVYRNKIIKSLSKLIGINESLINLKGKTVEKLGLIGKEKAIACEVIVSISKYD, from the coding sequence ATGAGTAATCTTTTTATAATATTAGCATCCGGAAAAAGCAAAAGATTTAAGTCCAAAACTCCTAAACAGTTTAATATTTATAAAAATAAACCAATTTATGCTCATTCATTTGATAAAGCATTAAAATCAAAATTATTTAGTAAAATTATTTTAGTTACAAATGCCCCCAGCAGCATCAAAATAAAGGATAAAAATCTTTTAATTATTAAGGGTGGTAAAGAACGATCAGACTCATCACTTAATGCAATTAAATATGTAAAAAAATATAAACCAAAAAATATTTTAATTCATGATGCAGCAAGACCTGATTTTTCTATTAAGTTGCTAAATGAATTAATCAAAAATCTTAAAAATAATATTGCAGTAATTCCTGCAATGCCTGCAAGTGACTCTTTAAAATACAAAGTTAAAAATGAAATATTTAATTTAAATAGAGATAATTCTTATTTAACTCAAACACCTCAAGCCTTTAGATATAAAAACTTGTATGAACTTGCCATAAAACAAAAAAATAAAATCACCGATGAATCAACTTTATTCATTGATACAGATCAAAAAGTTAAATTCATTAAAGGAGAAAAAAATAATAAAAAAATTACTTTTAAAGAAGATATCAAAACTAATAAAACTTATGTTGGTATCGGATTTGACATTCATCGATTAATAAAAAGAAAAACTTTATATTTAGGAGGTATAAAAATTCCATTCCATTCAGGTCTTCAAGGTCATTCAGACGGAGATGTAATTTTGCATTCTATCATAGATGGAATTTTAGGTGCTCTAAGACAAAAAGATATTGGTACTTATTTTCCAAGTAACAAAAATAAATATAAAAATATTAGATCACCAAAAATGTTAAAACCAATTATTGAAAAATTAAATATATCTAATTTTTATTTTAATAATATTGATATTAATTTGATTTGTGAAAGACCTAAGATATCCGTTTATAGAAATAAAATAATTAAATCACTATCTAAACTGATTGGTATTAACGAAAGCTTAATTAATCTTAAAGGAAAAACTGTAGAAAAACTTGGGTTGATAGGTAAAGAAAAAGCAATTGCCTGTGAAGTTATAGTTTCTATTTCAAAATATGATTAA
- a CDS encoding amino acid ABC transporter substrate-binding protein, PAAT family (PFAM: Bacterial extracellular solute-binding proteins, family 3) has translation MFKYLKQFTSLVAMVAVLFTFTTESMAAKKSKTLKNTQKKGFVRCGVSQGLPGFSNADASGNWTGVDVDVCRAVAAAVLGDANKVKFTPLSAKERFTALTSGEIDILSRNTTWTLSRDADIGLTFVGVNFYDGQGFMVRKSSGITSTSQFKNGISACTNIGTTTELNMRDFFNSKGISYEPVAFEKADEVVAAYDAGRCDTYTTDKSGLAAQRTKMSNPDEHIVLPETISKEPLGPVVRQGDAVWEDIVRWSLNTMIEAEEYGITSANADSMKTSDNPAIKRLVGAEGELGAAFGLDNEWSLRIIKQVGNYGESYKRNIADTGILPDRGPNQLWTKGGILYVPPAR, from the coding sequence ATGTTTAAATACTTAAAACAATTTACTTCTTTAGTAGCAATGGTTGCTGTGTTGTTTACTTTTACAACAGAGTCTATGGCTGCTAAAAAATCTAAAACTCTTAAAAACACTCAAAAGAAAGGTTTTGTAAGATGTGGAGTATCTCAAGGTCTTCCAGGATTTTCTAATGCTGATGCATCAGGAAATTGGACTGGTGTAGACGTTGATGTATGTAGAGCGGTAGCTGCTGCAGTATTAGGTGATGCAAATAAAGTAAAATTTACACCACTAAGTGCTAAAGAAAGATTTACAGCTCTAACTTCTGGTGAAATTGATATCTTATCAAGAAACACAACTTGGACACTTTCTAGAGACGCTGACATTGGTCTTACTTTCGTAGGTGTAAACTTCTACGATGGTCAAGGTTTCATGGTTAGAAAAAGCTCAGGAATTACTTCAACAAGTCAATTCAAAAATGGTATCTCTGCTTGTACAAACATTGGTACTACTACAGAGCTAAACATGAGAGACTTCTTTAATTCAAAAGGAATTTCTTATGAGCCAGTAGCTTTTGAAAAAGCTGACGAAGTTGTTGCTGCATACGATGCAGGTAGATGTGATACTTACACTACTGATAAATCTGGATTAGCTGCTCAAAGAACTAAAATGAGCAACCCAGATGAGCACATTGTATTACCAGAAACAATTTCTAAAGAGCCATTAGGTCCAGTTGTTAGACAAGGTGATGCTGTGTGGGAAGATATCGTAAGATGGTCTTTAAACACTATGATCGAAGCTGAGGAATATGGAATTACTTCAGCAAATGCAGATTCTATGAAAACTTCAGACAATCCAGCAATTAAAAGATTAGTTGGTGCTGAAGGTGAATTAGGTGCTGCTTTTGGTCTAGACAATGAGTGGAGCTTAAGAATTATTAAGCAAGTAGGTAACTACGGTGAAAGTTATAAGAGAAATATAGCTGACACAGGAATTTTACCAGACAGAGGTCCAAACCAATTATGGACTAAAGGTGGAATTCTTTATGTACCACCTGCAAGATAA
- a CDS encoding Trk-type K+ transport system, membrane component, whose product MLKLRLKYLSVFFALVSILSFFNVLYSYYFNLYLNLDTYFYTLIISLVISLTFYKIKTQDNKPNIFDKILTILFGYFLLPLVLSIPFYFSIYNITFINALFESVSGFTSTGFSSFENIKHIDQSLIIWRSSIQWIGGFYFLFSIIFLIDIYDESLKKSLTNFFSFNSSEIIKQTSKIFILYSSLTFVIFVILNLLDIRSFNSLNLSMTIISSGGFLPVNEISTILNSDIKKLVFSLLMLISYFSIFFIYNLIFFKERNKDFFYEDFHLVFYLIILLSIFFIFFSFNSDFTDIFFSISSSISNIGFSTDMPNLNLSFIYIILVIIGGSFFSTSSGLRFIRIYTLLKFSLNQVLSFSKPRNIFMSKLAFSKINFNFDVINKYFLSIIIFIISLFSLTILLSFFNIEFEQSMKLSVLTLMNTVNSSSYGLGDFDFNNLHFLNKYCLIVFMIIGRIELLTILLILKKYLFKN is encoded by the coding sequence ATGTTAAAATTAAGACTTAAGTATTTAAGCGTATTTTTCGCTTTAGTTTCAATATTATCTTTTTTTAATGTTCTCTATTCATACTATTTTAATTTGTATTTAAACTTAGATACATATTTTTATACACTTATAATTTCATTAGTTATTTCTTTAACTTTCTATAAAATTAAAACTCAAGATAATAAACCTAATATCTTTGATAAGATTTTAACAATTTTATTTGGATATTTTTTACTACCATTAGTTTTATCCATACCTTTTTATTTTAGTATTTATAACATTACCTTTATAAATGCTCTTTTTGAGAGTGTTTCTGGATTTACTTCAACGGGATTTTCATCATTTGAAAATATAAAACACATCGATCAAAGTTTAATTATATGGAGATCATCAATCCAATGGATCGGAGGCTTTTATTTTTTATTTTCAATTATCTTCTTAATCGATATTTATGATGAAAGTTTAAAGAAATCATTAACTAATTTTTTTTCATTTAATAGTTCTGAAATAATAAAACAAACAAGTAAAATTTTTATATTATACTCATCTTTAACTTTTGTAATTTTTGTAATTTTAAATTTACTCGATATTAGATCTTTTAATTCTTTAAATCTCTCAATGACAATCATATCATCTGGTGGTTTTTTACCGGTAAATGAGATATCAACAATTTTGAATTCAGATATTAAGAAATTAGTTTTTTCATTATTAATGTTAATTTCTTATTTTAGTATTTTCTTTATTTATAATTTAATTTTTTTCAAAGAAAGAAATAAAGATTTTTTTTATGAAGATTTTCATTTAGTTTTTTACTTAATAATCTTACTTTCAATTTTTTTCATTTTTTTTAGTTTTAATAGTGATTTTACTGATATCTTTTTTTCTATATCAAGCAGCATTTCTAATATTGGTTTTTCAACAGATATGCCTAATTTAAATTTAAGTTTTATTTATATTATATTGGTAATCATAGGAGGGTCTTTTTTTTCAACAAGCTCTGGCCTGAGATTTATAAGAATTTACACTTTACTGAAATTTTCTTTAAATCAGGTTCTTTCATTTAGTAAACCAAGAAATATTTTTATGAGCAAATTAGCTTTTTCAAAAATAAATTTTAACTTTGATGTTATAAATAAATATTTTTTATCAATAATAATTTTTATTATATCTTTATTTTCTTTAACAATATTATTAAGTTTTTTTAATATAGAATTTGAGCAAAGTATGAAATTATCAGTTTTGACTTTGATGAATACTGTTAATTCTTCTTCTTACGGATTAGGAGATTTTGATTTCAATAATCTTCATTTTCTCAACAAATACTGCTTAATAGTATTTATGATTATCGGGAGAATTGAATTATTGACAATTTTATTAATTTTAAAAAAATATCTTTTTAAAAATTAA
- a CDS encoding competence/damage-inducible protein CinA-like protein (PFAM: Competence-damaged protein~TIGRFAM: competence/damage-inducible protein CinA C-terminal domain): protein MLSSTITSISGASKVFNLALVTYSNDAKINVLKVNKKIIQKHGAVSAECCEAMVKCLSKLSKAHINVSITGIAGPKGGTKTKPVGLVFIGVKRSNKLLITKNIFKKKTRNSIQKATVNRALKLVNSLI, encoded by the coding sequence ATGCTATCATCAACTATCACATCTATTAGTGGAGCATCTAAAGTTTTTAATCTTGCCTTGGTAACCTACTCTAATGATGCAAAAATTAATGTTTTAAAAGTAAATAAAAAGATAATTCAAAAACACGGTGCTGTAAGTGCTGAATGTTGTGAGGCTATGGTAAAATGTTTATCAAAACTTTCTAAAGCTCATATAAACGTGTCCATAACTGGAATTGCTGGACCTAAAGGTGGCACCAAAACAAAACCTGTGGGACTAGTTTTTATAGGAGTTAAAAGATCAAACAAATTATTAATAACTAAAAATATATTTAAGAAAAAAACAAGAAATTCTATTCAAAAAGCAACGGTAAATAGAGCATTAAAGTTAGTTAATTCTTTAATCTAA
- a CDS encoding TrkA protein (PFAM: TrkA-N domain; TrkA-C domain) translates to MNIIICGAGRVGYTIAKLLSEQGHSITVIDLSSEDIQKINDTLDVKVIVGKATYPSILEKANASEADMIIAVTRNDEINMLICQIAFSIFNVPKKIARIRSQDYLNPKFTRVYNKENLPIDVIISPELEIAKSIQRKLEAPGALDSVPFAENKIRLLEILIKKDCSLIDVKLNDMTKKFPKLEANIVGIIRNDKFLIPKKTATIQNEDKIYVIINSNHMSETLDAFGHNEKISKKLLIIGGGNIGYNLAKNLEETYDAARIKIIEKSRERSEYLANELNDSIVINGNGLDEEVLAEANLEEAETVLALTNDDEDNLMVSVLVEKFAKDNEGIEDKRTMALINKPNYSLLQSSLKIDDFIDPRMNTVSSILKHVHKGTIETAYTILNGEYEVIEADIIETSELINKSLKDSGLPEEIRIGAILRDGKIIIPRSDFVFQKDDTVVFLAKKETISLVENLFRISSI, encoded by the coding sequence ATGAATATAATTATTTGTGGTGCCGGTAGAGTAGGCTACACTATTGCTAAATTACTTAGTGAACAAGGTCATTCAATAACTGTTATTGATCTCTCCAGTGAAGATATTCAAAAAATTAATGATACTTTAGATGTAAAAGTAATTGTTGGTAAAGCAACTTACCCGTCAATTCTTGAAAAAGCTAACGCCTCTGAGGCTGACATGATTATTGCAGTTACAAGAAATGACGAAATAAACATGTTAATTTGCCAAATAGCATTTTCAATTTTTAATGTACCAAAAAAAATTGCAAGAATTAGATCTCAAGATTATTTAAATCCAAAATTTACAAGAGTTTATAATAAAGAAAATTTACCGATAGATGTAATTATTTCGCCTGAATTAGAAATTGCTAAATCTATTCAAAGAAAACTTGAAGCTCCTGGTGCTTTAGACAGCGTTCCATTTGCTGAAAATAAAATTAGATTATTAGAAATTTTGATTAAAAAAGATTGCTCATTAATAGATGTAAAATTAAATGATATGACAAAAAAGTTTCCAAAATTGGAAGCTAATATTGTTGGTATTATTCGAAATGATAAGTTTTTAATTCCAAAAAAAACTGCAACTATTCAAAATGAAGATAAAATTTACGTAATAATTAATTCAAATCATATGTCAGAAACTCTTGATGCTTTTGGTCATAATGAAAAGATTTCAAAAAAACTTTTAATAATTGGTGGTGGAAATATTGGTTACAATTTAGCAAAAAATTTAGAAGAAACATATGATGCTGCTAGAATTAAGATAATTGAAAAAAGTAGAGAGAGATCAGAATATCTTGCTAATGAATTAAACGACTCAATTGTTATTAACGGTAATGGTTTAGATGAAGAGGTCTTAGCGGAGGCAAATCTAGAGGAAGCTGAAACAGTTTTAGCATTAACTAATGATGATGAAGATAATTTAATGGTTAGTGTTCTTGTTGAAAAATTTGCAAAAGATAATGAAGGCATTGAAGATAAAAGAACAATGGCTTTAATTAACAAGCCAAATTATTCATTATTACAATCATCTTTAAAAATCGATGATTTTATTGATCCAAGAATGAATACGGTATCAAGTATTTTAAAACATGTTCATAAAGGAACAATTGAAACAGCTTACACTATTCTTAATGGAGAATATGAAGTAATTGAAGCTGATATTATTGAAACTTCAGAATTGATAAATAAATCTTTAAAAGATTCAGGTTTACCAGAGGAAATTAGAATTGGAGCAATTTTAAGAGATGGAAAAATTATTATTCCACGATCAGATTTTGTTTTTCAAAAAGATGATACAGTTGTTTTTTTAGCAAAAAAAGAAACAATCTCATTAGTAGAAAATTTATTTAGAATTAGTTCAATTTAA
- a CDS encoding polyketide cyclase/dehydratase family protein (PFAM: Polyketide cyclase / dehydrase and lipid transport) — translation MPKASVKRIIDKKKDKLIEFVLDIEKYPEFIPFCLGSKVYERKEDGDKTFIIADLTIGKGPFNDTYKSDVRFDKKTDTIHVTNIEGPLTHLENNWKFVEKNSMTEVYFDVDFEIKNKFLNMLMDKSFEYGLNRIADAFQKRAETI, via the coding sequence ATGCCTAAGGCATCAGTTAAAAGAATAATAGATAAAAAAAAAGACAAACTTATTGAATTCGTTCTTGATATAGAAAAATACCCTGAGTTCATTCCTTTTTGTTTAGGCTCTAAGGTTTATGAAAGAAAAGAGGATGGGGACAAAACTTTTATTATTGCAGATCTTACGATTGGAAAAGGTCCATTTAACGATACCTATAAAAGTGATGTAAGGTTTGATAAAAAAACTGATACCATTCATGTTACTAATATTGAAGGCCCATTAACCCATTTGGAAAATAATTGGAAGTTTGTTGAAAAAAACAGCATGACTGAAGTTTATTTTGATGTTGATTTTGAAATTAAAAATAAGTTTTTAAATATGTTAATGGATAAATCTTTTGAATATGGATTAAATAGAATTGCGGATGCTTTCCAAAAAAGAGCAGAAACAATTTAG
- a CDS encoding histidine kinase with HAMP domain protein (PFAM: HAMP domain; Histidine kinase-, DNA gyrase B-, and HSP90-like ATPase; His Kinase A (phosphoacceptor) domain) gives MLDFIKKNIFIIIIFTITLFVGFLTFLTFIDKSFLELTQQNLQYLLITNIVLLVLLFGFIFFEIKKSIRNDIDKDGLSSNKKYITYFSLFTLIPSVLISIFSLFLFSFALEKYFDKKVTTVVNNSYELAKSYVEEVRNKIESDIILIAFDTNKSKNFLVNNNKEFVRFLKTQRLIRDVDEIHVIDENKKLITSTLDNLVNYVPPVDQALKMVLTDDRPLKIINAFENKSGAIMRLQNFDNKFLYVVKFLDKNISNYLTESQEAINFYYTVEEKSTGIKISFAIIYLIIVTLLLFLSITIAIRFSSRFFRSINNLMLASTAIGDGNLNSKVPEIKTDKDLEMLNKNFNSMIDKLKDTQEKLIINERHEAWGNLARKLAHEIKNPLTPIQLTIDRIKNKFADQIPQNDQENFKDNLKIINNQIKQIEKLVNQFSDFARMPKPILRENDLVNIFKDNIKLLNELDKSINIDFMFNNEKIILNCDNEQLSRVFFNLIKNSIESIHQRAEKESDFNKNISIDLNDYDDHIKVTMIDSGIGFGIFAANIKDILNPYFTTKKNGTGLGLSIVNKIINDHNGKIDFIPIDNGAKIEIRFNK, from the coding sequence ATGCTAGATTTTATTAAAAAAAACATATTTATCATTATAATTTTTACAATAACTTTATTTGTAGGATTTTTAACATTTTTAACTTTCATTGATAAAAGTTTTTTAGAACTTACTCAACAAAATTTACAATACCTCTTAATTACTAATATTGTTTTATTGGTTTTATTATTTGGGTTTATTTTCTTTGAAATAAAAAAATCAATAAGAAATGATATTGATAAAGACGGACTTAGTTCTAATAAAAAATATATTACTTATTTTTCACTATTTACACTAATCCCATCAGTTCTTATTTCAATATTTTCATTATTTTTATTCTCATTTGCTTTAGAAAAATATTTCGATAAAAAAGTTACAACTGTTGTTAATAATTCATATGAATTAGCTAAAAGCTATGTTGAGGAGGTAAGAAACAAAATTGAGAGTGATATTATATTAATTGCCTTTGACACTAATAAGAGTAAAAATTTTTTAGTTAACAATAATAAAGAATTTGTTAGGTTTCTTAAAACTCAAAGATTAATTAGAGATGTTGATGAAATTCATGTAATTGATGAGAATAAAAAATTAATTACCTCCACTTTAGATAATCTTGTAAATTATGTTCCTCCAGTGGATCAAGCATTAAAGATGGTTTTAACAGATGATAGACCTTTAAAGATTATAAATGCATTTGAAAATAAATCAGGTGCTATTATGAGATTGCAAAATTTCGATAACAAATTTTTATATGTAGTAAAATTTTTAGATAAAAATATTTCAAATTATTTAACGGAGTCTCAAGAAGCAATTAATTTTTATTATACAGTCGAGGAAAAAAGCACAGGTATTAAGATATCATTTGCAATTATCTATCTTATTATTGTTACACTTTTACTGTTTTTATCAATTACAATTGCAATAAGATTTTCTTCTAGATTTTTTAGATCAATAAATAATTTAATGTTAGCATCTACAGCTATTGGTGATGGTAATTTGAATTCAAAAGTTCCTGAAATAAAAACAGATAAAGATCTTGAAATGTTAAACAAAAATTTTAATTCAATGATAGATAAATTAAAAGATACTCAAGAAAAACTTATAATAAATGAAAGACACGAAGCTTGGGGAAATTTAGCAAGAAAATTAGCTCATGAAATTAAAAATCCTCTAACACCCATACAATTAACAATTGATAGAATTAAAAATAAATTTGCTGATCAAATCCCTCAGAATGATCAAGAGAATTTTAAAGATAATTTAAAAATAATTAATAATCAGATTAAACAAATAGAAAAATTAGTAAATCAATTTTCTGATTTTGCTAGAATGCCCAAACCTATTTTAAGAGAAAATGATTTAGTAAATATTTTCAAAGATAATATAAAATTATTAAATGAGTTGGATAAATCGATAAATATTGATTTTATGTTTAATAATGAGAAAATTATTTTAAATTGTGATAATGAACAATTGAGTAGAGTATTTTTTAATTTAATTAAAAATTCGATAGAAAGCATTCATCAACGAGCTGAAAAAGAAAGTGATTTCAATAAAAATATTTCTATTGATTTAAATGATTATGATGACCATATAAAAGTGACAATGATAGATAGTGGTATTGGTTTTGGTATCTTTGCTGCAAATATTAAAGATATTTTAAATCCATATTTTACGACGAAAAAAAATGGAACAGGTTTGGGTCTGTCAATTGTAAACAAAATTATAAATGACCATAATGGTAAAATTGATTTTATTCCAATTGATAATGGAGCAAAAATAGAAATAAGATTTAATAAGTAA
- a CDS encoding Bacterial sigma-54-interacting response regulator with receiver domain protein (PFAM: Response regulator receiver domain; Bacterial regulatory protein, Fis family; Sigma-54 interaction domain), giving the protein MTAEILIVDDHADIRNIIRDLISDHGYKTRVAANYDQALSEIDKKLPDVAILDVKLDKGDNDGIELLSHIKTKNKDVPVIVISGHANIEMAIKSLKHGAFEFIEKPFDQERLINFVDRAVENYNLKKQNREYETKLFSSYDLIGNSKNLVAIKDQIEKISLTESRVFINGPSGSGKELIARKIHKQSKRNKKPFIILNGALLDSQKYELELFGEEKENGIISYGALEKANKGTLLIDQVSEIPLDIQSKILRVLIDQKFKRINGNSDINVDVRIICASNKNLKNEIEIGNFREDLYHRLNVFEINIEPLSQRISDIPLLIKYFSQKIADNYNLRELEIDEDDNYLLNHSWPGNVRELRNLIERIAILQPDTKDKVSNIIKESLKSDNLSDKITENSLSVPLKEAREKFEKEYLSIQLKKFNGNISKTANFVGMERSALHRKLKGLGIKEFN; this is encoded by the coding sequence ATGACTGCTGAAATTTTAATTGTTGATGATCATGCTGATATAAGAAATATAATAAGAGATCTAATATCTGATCATGGCTACAAAACTAGAGTTGCTGCTAACTACGACCAAGCCTTGAGTGAAATTGATAAAAAGTTACCCGATGTTGCAATTCTAGATGTGAAATTAGACAAAGGTGACAATGATGGAATTGAATTATTATCGCATATAAAAACAAAAAACAAAGATGTTCCTGTAATAGTGATTTCTGGACATGCTAATATTGAAATGGCAATAAAGTCTTTAAAACACGGTGCATTTGAATTTATAGAAAAACCTTTCGATCAAGAACGACTAATAAACTTTGTTGATAGAGCTGTAGAAAATTATAACCTTAAAAAACAAAACCGTGAATATGAAACAAAACTATTTTCTTCATATGACTTAATAGGAAATAGTAAAAATTTAGTTGCTATCAAGGATCAAATTGAAAAGATTTCATTAACAGAAAGTAGGGTGTTTATTAACGGACCCTCAGGTTCAGGCAAAGAGTTAATTGCAAGAAAAATTCACAAACAATCTAAAAGAAACAAAAAACCATTTATTATTTTAAATGGTGCATTATTGGATAGTCAAAAATACGAACTTGAATTATTTGGAGAAGAAAAAGAAAATGGAATTATTTCATATGGTGCATTAGAAAAAGCTAACAAAGGAACATTACTTATTGATCAAGTATCAGAGATACCTTTAGATATTCAATCTAAAATATTAAGAGTTTTAATTGACCAAAAGTTTAAAAGAATAAATGGAAATTCTGATATTAATGTAGATGTCAGAATTATTTGTGCATCAAACAAAAATTTAAAAAATGAAATAGAAATAGGTAATTTTAGAGAGGACCTTTACCATAGACTAAATGTATTTGAAATTAATATAGAACCTTTAAGTCAAAGAATTTCAGACATTCCATTATTAATTAAATATTTCTCACAAAAAATTGCTGATAATTATAATTTGAGAGAATTAGAGATAGATGAAGATGATAATTATTTATTAAATCATTCTTGGCCTGGCAATGTTAGAGAGCTTAGAAATTTGATTGAAAGAATTGCAATTTTACAACCTGACACGAAAGATAAAGTGTCAAATATAATTAAAGAGTCACTTAAATCGGATAATTTAAGTGATAAAATCACAGAAAACAGCCTATCTGTGCCGTTAAAAGAAGCTAGAGAAAAATTTGAAAAAGAGTATTTATCTATTCAACTTAAAAAATTTAATGGGAACATATCTAAAACTGCAAACTTTGTTGGCATGGAAAGAAGTGCCTTACATAGAAAATTAAAAGGTTTAGGGATAAAAGAATTTAACTAA